The following are from one region of the Nostoc cf. commune SO-36 genome:
- a CDS encoding Ig-like domain-containing protein translates to MANFIVNQTTDDGSGSTTGTLSYAILQANQLAGDDTISIDTDVRITGVMKTLVNSNITIDGNGNSISGDADNSGTNNNGDLRPLFILSGTVGISDLTITNGRAKGGDSNQGGGGAGLGGGLFIYDGNVSLTNVAFTNNAAQGGSNGVSGLGNGGGGMFGNAGEGGGGLFAGSTNDNGGYGGNGNYGGGENGGFGGGGAGLGGGGGNGGDAAGGGAGLGGGIFVRTGSLTLNNTSFTNNTATGGTGSNPGQGLGGAIFIMQSTTNTNGNNQGMPITLGSVSFTGSSTFTGNSAANDAGTPTNNDDVYGTQKPVTNNPPTVANAIADQTTLEDGFFSFPIPANTFADADAGDTLTYTATLANGNPLPTWLTFDTNTRTFSGTPDEANNGTISIQVTATDTSNAAVNDAFNLTVTPVNDAPVAGEDSATANQNTPLTLLAADLLANDTDVDSSTLSITAVSNAVNGTVTLNSSGNVVFTPTTGFSNGNGSFNYTLSDGNGGTDLGIVTVAVGTTLNGTNNNDNLNGTSGNDIINGLNAQDTISGNAGNDNLVGDNGDDLLFGGTGNDNLFGGNGQDTLNGDAGNDRLEGDNGDDKLYGGDGNDSLIGGNGQDLLVGGAGNDFLNGGKGDDNLTGGTGSDIFVVEKAAGRDTITDFSLGEGDKIGLSGLSFSQLSFSGNQISLGNQTLGILTGFDTTTLTQSNFTSV, encoded by the coding sequence ATGGCAAATTTCATCGTTAACCAAACCACAGATGATGGTAGCGGTAGCACCACAGGCACTCTTAGTTATGCCATTCTCCAAGCGAACCAACTAGCAGGGGATGACACCATCAGCATCGATACAGATGTTCGCATTACCGGGGTCATGAAAACTCTAGTTAACAGCAATATCACCATCGATGGTAACGGCAACAGCATCAGTGGCGATGCCGATAATAGCGGCACCAACAACAATGGCGACCTGCGCCCCTTATTTATTTTGTCGGGAACAGTCGGTATTTCCGATTTAACTATCACCAACGGACGGGCAAAAGGCGGAGATAGTAATCAAGGTGGCGGCGGTGCAGGTCTGGGCGGCGGCTTGTTTATCTATGATGGCAATGTTTCTCTGACCAATGTCGCCTTTACTAATAACGCAGCCCAAGGCGGTAGTAACGGTGTCAGTGGACTGGGCAACGGTGGCGGCGGAATGTTTGGCAATGCTGGCGAGGGCGGCGGCGGACTGTTTGCTGGTAGCACTAACGACAACGGTGGCTACGGCGGTAACGGCAACTACGGCGGCGGCGAGAACGGCGGCTTCGGCGGCGGCGGTGCTGGACTAGGTGGCGGCGGCGGCAACGGCGGCGACGCCGCCGGCGGCGGTGCTGGACTAGGTGGTGGTATCTTTGTCCGCACAGGTTCTTTAACCCTCAACAACACCAGCTTTACCAACAACACTGCTACAGGCGGCACAGGTAGTAACCCAGGTCAAGGCTTGGGTGGGGCAATCTTCATCATGCAGTCCACTACGAATACTAACGGCAACAATCAGGGAATGCCGATTACCCTTGGCAGTGTCAGTTTCACGGGTTCCTCTACCTTTACTGGCAACAGTGCGGCGAACGACGCGGGAACACCGACAAATAACGATGATGTTTACGGCACACAAAAACCTGTCACCAATAATCCGCCAACTGTAGCAAATGCCATTGCAGACCAAACTACCTTAGAAGATGGCTTCTTTAGCTTTCCCATTCCAGCCAACACCTTTGCCGATGCCGATGCTGGTGATACTTTAACTTATACTGCCACCCTTGCTAACGGCAACCCCTTACCTACCTGGTTAACCTTCGACACCAATACCCGCACCTTTAGCGGCACCCCCGATGAGGCAAATAACGGCACAATTAGCATTCAAGTTACCGCAACTGACACCAGCAATGCTGCTGTTAACGATGCCTTTAACCTGACAGTAACTCCCGTCAACGATGCACCTGTAGCAGGTGAGGACTCTGCCACTGCCAATCAAAATACACCTTTGACTCTCTTAGCTGCTGACTTGTTAGCTAACGATACAGATGTAGACAGTTCTACTTTGAGCATCACTGCTGTGAGTAACGCTGTTAATGGTACTGTCACCTTAAATAGCAGTGGCAATGTAGTTTTTACTCCCACCACAGGTTTTAGTAATGGTAATGGCAGCTTTAACTATACCCTCAGCGATGGCAACGGTGGCACTGACTTGGGGATAGTAACGGTAGCAGTTGGCACAACCCTCAACGGTACTAATAATAACGATAACCTCAACGGCACATCTGGCAACGACATCATTAACGGACTCAACGCGCAAGATACCATTTCTGGCAATGCTGGTAACGATAACCTTGTGGGTGACAATGGTGACGATTTACTCTTTGGCGGTACTGGCAACGATAATCTCTTTGGCGGTAACGGTCAAGATACACTCAATGGTGATGCTGGTAACGACCGTCTTGAAGGGGATAACGGTGATGACAAACTTTATGGCGGTGACGGTAACGACAGTCTAATTGGTGGTAACGGTCAAGATTTACTTGTTGGTGGTGCGGGTAACGATTTCCTCAACGGTGGCAAGGGAGATGATAACTTAACTGGCGGGACTGGTAGCGACATCTTTGTGGTGGAGAAAGCGGCAGGTCGAGATACAATTACCGACTTTAGTTTAGGTGAGGGCGATAAAATCGGCTTGTCTGGCTTGAGTTTTAGTCAGTTGTCTTTC
- a CDS encoding sensor histidine kinase, giving the protein MTLVPTILGIIAGISLYVGLLHLLIACGRLKPALHFCFGLSCLVIFGYILALIAEYQAMNVDDYINAKKLVTSLGYAYGITNVWFVSLYTNIKPIRLILVLNSLYIISLLINLISPTGILYSHISSLSSISLPWGESISYPEGTLSSLFSFHILALTSTTVFLFFACYRQYRRGEKQAALTLSLSVAILIATIQHDRLVDLGTIKFIYLAGFGFMSFVIIMSLRLSKELMQAVKLHEQLIESERLRKIAVELERNRLARDLHDSVSQTLFTVATIAEALPRVWKRNPETAQQGLEELAQLTQGALAEMRNLLMELRPNGLVEKPLGELLHQLTKAIQGRASLQIITTVETDHRSLSNEVKLVFYRITQEALNNIIKYAQATQVSVSLHGDSQEIVLRISDNGCGFDSNKIPSGHLGIAIMKERAESIGAIFHLSSYPGKGTEIVLSWSSAINK; this is encoded by the coding sequence ATGACTCTTGTTCCAACTATTCTGGGTATAATAGCCGGCATTAGCCTATATGTTGGTCTTTTACACTTACTAATTGCCTGTGGGCGATTAAAACCTGCGCTGCACTTCTGCTTTGGTTTAAGCTGTTTAGTAATTTTTGGTTATATTTTGGCTCTTATAGCCGAATATCAAGCCATGAATGTAGATGATTATATCAATGCCAAAAAATTGGTAACTTCTTTAGGGTATGCTTACGGGATTACTAATGTTTGGTTTGTGTCTTTATACACTAATATCAAGCCAATACGTTTAATTTTGGTACTCAATAGCCTATATATTATTAGTCTATTAATTAACCTAATTTCCCCTACAGGGATTCTCTACTCTCATATCAGTAGCCTATCAAGTATTTCTTTGCCTTGGGGCGAATCAATTTCTTACCCAGAAGGTACACTTAGTTCTTTATTCAGTTTCCACATATTAGCTTTAACCAGTACTACTGTTTTCCTTTTTTTTGCCTGTTACCGTCAATATCGGCGCGGTGAGAAGCAAGCTGCACTCACTTTAAGTTTAAGCGTGGCAATTTTGATAGCAACTATTCAACACGATCGCCTAGTGGATTTAGGGACAATCAAATTCATATACCTGGCTGGATTTGGATTTATGTCCTTCGTGATAATTATGAGTCTACGCTTGTCCAAGGAGTTGATGCAAGCGGTGAAACTACACGAACAATTGATAGAAAGCGAACGGCTACGCAAGATTGCTGTGGAACTGGAGCGAAATCGCCTCGCCCGCGACTTACACGATTCGGTATCGCAGACATTATTTACAGTGGCGACAATTGCCGAAGCTTTGCCTAGAGTGTGGAAACGCAACCCAGAGACAGCCCAACAGGGATTAGAGGAACTTGCCCAACTCACACAAGGGGCGTTAGCAGAAATGCGGAATCTACTGATGGAGTTGCGTCCTAATGGTTTGGTAGAGAAACCTTTAGGTGAATTGCTACACCAGTTAACCAAGGCAATTCAAGGACGGGCAAGTTTACAGATAATCACAACGGTGGAAACCGATCATCGCTCTTTGTCTAATGAAGTGAAGCTTGTTTTCTACCGGATTACTCAAGAGGCACTGAATAATATTATTAAATATGCCCAAGCAACGCAAGTATCAGTCAGCCTCCACGGTGATTCACAGGAAATAGTCTTGCGTATTAGTGATAATGGCTGTGGTTTTGACTCCAACAAAATACCATCTGGTCATCTGGGCATAGCAATTATGAAAGAACGGGCTGAGTCCATCGGCGCTATTTTTCATTTGTCAAGCTATCCAGGGAAGGGGACTGAGATTGTTCTGAGTTGGTCAAGCGCTATCAATAAATGA
- a CDS encoding response regulator transcription factor: MPYEPLRLVALCWLATEVIQALLQPSKPSSQTVYELSKRQGEVLALLALGLSNDAIAQRMKLSPSTIRHHVSQVLSKLGVTNRTEAATTAVRVECL, encoded by the coding sequence ATGCCATACGAGCCGCTGCGATTGGTCGCTCTATGTTGGCTGGCAACAGAGGTAATTCAGGCTTTGCTGCAACCAAGCAAACCTTCATCCCAAACTGTCTATGAATTGAGCAAACGCCAGGGAGAAGTTTTAGCACTGCTGGCTTTAGGATTGAGTAATGATGCGATCGCTCAACGGATGAAACTGAGTCCTTCTACCATTAGGCATCATGTCAGTCAGGTACTAAGTAAGTTAGGAGTAACGAACCGCACTGAGGCTGCAACTACAGCAGTACGAGTTGAATGTCTTTAG
- a CDS encoding PIN domain-containing protein: protein MSGSRYLLNTNAIVALLQGNLQLLQLLQNADWIGISIISKIEFLAFSGLSQGNRQLFQQFIQRVEVVSLMADDTVLIEQIIQLRQQYRLKLPDAIITAMALQVTANLVTADREFAKVSTLAVLNW from the coding sequence ATGAGTGGTAGTCGCTACTTGTTGAATACAAATGCGATTGTAGCACTGCTACAAGGAAATTTACAGCTGCTGCAACTGTTACAAAATGCTGATTGGATCGGGATTTCGATTATTAGTAAAATTGAATTTCTAGCATTTTCTGGGTTGAGTCAGGGAAATCGTCAACTTTTTCAGCAGTTTATCCAACGAGTTGAAGTTGTTAGTTTAATGGCTGATGATACGGTGTTAATTGAGCAAATTATCCAACTTCGTCAGCAATATCGACTGAAACTACCCGACGCAATCATCACAGCGATGGCGCTCCAGGTAACTGCAAACCTAGTAACGGCGGATCGAGAATTTGCGAAAGTATCAACATTAGCAGTTCTTAATTGGTAG
- a CDS encoding glycosyltransferase, with the protein MTKQKLRIALFTGLYAPFLTGVSVAVHQRVRWLLEQGHEVFLIHPQINDRYPKNVGDRPMPGLEEIQSFPNLSTYAFPTEPLLFYKSLPQPLNYRHWSDTKLLEKFQPDIIVVEEAAQMRGLYSFFLQGYGRPIGTQYAKRTGTPIISLFHTDIVAYIKYYFGDRFFNLVRPIVPVLVKQFSEFYDFNYFSSKEQLTKYEELKCQRAEYVAYQGIDCEKFHPRNICYNPIPDDNRPTILFVGRITPEKNVNQLLDIFPVIAAKIPDVHLVIVGSGPLDEEIRERAKKFGSGVTVWGESHGTELLGWFARADIFVNPSVTENFCTTNNEALASGTPLVAVFAPSTSEQVFPGRNGFLAQPNNPTDFAQKVIAILENPDLKADMTRHARPSILEFDWSACMQKFEHKLYQIVEGKQKVEVGTGSIRR; encoded by the coding sequence ATGACTAAGCAAAAACTTCGCATTGCACTATTTACAGGGTTGTATGCTCCTTTTTTGACCGGTGTTTCCGTTGCAGTTCACCAACGAGTTCGTTGGTTGCTAGAGCAGGGACATGAGGTTTTTCTAATCCATCCGCAAATCAACGATCGCTACCCCAAAAATGTCGGCGATCGCCCCATGCCAGGTTTAGAGGAAATTCAGTCTTTCCCCAATTTATCTACTTACGCATTCCCCACAGAACCACTGCTATTCTATAAGTCTCTTCCTCAACCGTTGAACTATCGGCATTGGAGCGATACCAAATTGCTGGAGAAGTTCCAACCCGATATTATCGTAGTTGAAGAAGCAGCACAAATGAGAGGTTTATACTCATTTTTCTTGCAAGGTTATGGTCGTCCTATCGGCACTCAATACGCAAAACGAACAGGCACGCCAATAATATCACTCTTCCATACAGATATCGTTGCGTATATCAAATATTACTTTGGAGACAGATTCTTCAATTTGGTTCGTCCGATCGTTCCCGTTTTAGTCAAGCAATTTAGTGAGTTTTATGACTTCAATTACTTCTCTTCTAAAGAACAACTCACGAAATACGAAGAACTAAAATGCCAACGTGCTGAATACGTCGCTTATCAAGGCATCGATTGCGAAAAATTCCACCCGCGAAACATTTGTTACAATCCAATTCCTGATGATAACCGACCAACTATTTTGTTTGTCGGACGCATCACACCCGAAAAGAATGTCAACCAATTGCTTGATATCTTTCCAGTCATAGCTGCCAAAATCCCTGATGTCCATCTGGTAATTGTTGGTAGTGGCCCGCTAGATGAAGAGATCCGCGAACGTGCTAAAAAGTTTGGATCGGGTGTTACTGTATGGGGTGAGTCTCATGGTACAGAACTTCTAGGTTGGTTTGCCAGAGCAGATATTTTTGTCAACCCCTCTGTCACCGAGAACTTCTGCACTACGAATAACGAGGCATTAGCCTCTGGAACCCCTCTGGTTGCTGTTTTTGCACCGTCAACCTCAGAACAGGTATTTCCTGGTCGTAACGGCTTCCTTGCCCAACCTAACAATCCTACAGACTTCGCTCAAAAGGTGATTGCAATTCTGGAAAATCCCGATTTGAAAGCAGATATGACTAGACACGCTCGCCCTTCTATACTCGAATTTGATTGGTCAGCATGTATGCAGAAATTTGAACACAAACTTTACCAAATCGTTGAAGGAAAACAGAAGGTGGAGGTAGGTACAGGCAGTATAAGACGCTAA
- a CDS encoding glycosyltransferase family 2 protein, whose protein sequence is MEDLAIFLSKSLTGWLVIQVCFTLVFIWYLRSSKKYLLPDDQLPKTAVILCLRGADPFLPRCLRSLLNQNYPQYDLKLIVDSHEDPAWKIASETITEQEATNVQISPLRIVRNNCSLKCSSLIQAVRELDDSYKVVALVDADTIVHVNWLRELVSPLADAKVGATTGNRWYVPTGRYWGSLVRYVGNVSTVVQMFIFQIPWGGTLAVKTEVLRQTELLDKWGQALGEDFMMHDILKKHGFQIKFVPSLLIVNREETDLFNLIDYLKRLILFSRLYHPRWLALVSEAVSSILFPTLLIILVLGSLLEAKWEAAAILLGCYSIYTAGLLLIMLVLELEIQRVVRSNDQAIAKLSVATIIRMLIGIPLTQWVYGLAMLSSLWISTVTWRGVSYRVQGPWNIRLVEYRPYQWLDQPIDSKVSL, encoded by the coding sequence ATGGAAGATTTGGCGATATTTCTGTCTAAGTCTTTGACGGGTTGGCTGGTTATTCAGGTGTGTTTCACGCTTGTCTTTATATGGTATCTGCGCTCATCTAAAAAATACTTGTTACCAGATGATCAGTTACCCAAAACCGCAGTGATTCTTTGTCTACGCGGTGCTGATCCGTTTTTGCCTAGATGTTTGCGATCGCTCCTAAATCAAAACTATCCACAGTATGATTTAAAGTTGATCGTTGATAGTCACGAAGATCCCGCTTGGAAAATTGCTAGTGAAACTATCACTGAGCAAGAAGCGACTAATGTTCAAATCAGCCCTTTGAGAATAGTACGTAACAATTGTAGTCTCAAATGCAGTTCTTTAATCCAAGCTGTCCGTGAGTTGGATGACTCATACAAAGTGGTTGCTTTAGTAGATGCTGATACGATAGTCCATGTAAATTGGCTACGAGAATTAGTCAGTCCTCTAGCCGATGCCAAAGTGGGAGCAACAACAGGTAATCGTTGGTATGTACCAACAGGTAGGTATTGGGGTTCTTTAGTGCGCTACGTCGGCAACGTATCCACTGTAGTGCAAATGTTTATCTTCCAAATTCCTTGGGGTGGAACTTTGGCTGTGAAAACAGAAGTACTTCGCCAAACAGAACTCCTAGATAAGTGGGGACAAGCTTTGGGCGAAGATTTTATGATGCACGACATCCTGAAAAAACATGGTTTTCAGATAAAGTTTGTGCCTTCGCTGTTAATAGTCAATCGTGAAGAGACTGATTTATTCAACTTAATAGATTATCTCAAGCGCCTCATTCTTTTTTCTCGACTGTATCATCCACGTTGGTTAGCTCTTGTTAGTGAAGCTGTTTCTAGCATTTTGTTTCCGACTCTACTGATCATTTTAGTTCTAGGATCGTTGTTAGAGGCAAAATGGGAAGCTGCGGCTATCTTGTTAGGCTGCTATAGTATCTATACTGCCGGATTACTGTTGATAATGCTTGTGTTGGAATTAGAGATACAGCGAGTGGTTCGCTCTAATGACCAGGCGATCGCCAAATTATCAGTTGCTACAATCATCAGAATGTTGATTGGGATTCCCTTGACACAATGGGTTTATGGGTTAGCGATGCTGTCATCGCTGTGGATTTCAACAGTCACTTGGCGCGGTGTCAGCTATCGCGTTCAAGGGCCTTGGAATATCCGGCTAGTCGAATATCGTCCTTATCAATGGTTAGATCAGCCTATTGATAGCAAGGTTTCTCTCTGA
- a CDS encoding DUF2141 domain-containing protein: MLKLSQLSHVLLATLMSVSFAKTVNAEPTATLSVVVNGIDHQKGEICFRVYASEQGFPMSNSSGSQSGCTKITGTSVKKEFSGLKAGTYAVAVVDDQNGDRKLNKDFFGIPQEGFGISKNPTVSIQTGTPKFRDASFVVNKNTTVNIIMKYSLDS, translated from the coding sequence ATGCTGAAACTATCTCAACTATCTCATGTTTTGCTTGCTACTTTAATGAGCGTCAGCTTTGCTAAAACTGTGAATGCAGAGCCAACTGCAACACTAAGTGTTGTGGTAAACGGAATAGATCACCAAAAAGGCGAGATTTGTTTTCGAGTTTATGCTAGTGAACAAGGTTTTCCGATGAGTAATTCTAGTGGATCTCAAAGTGGCTGTACTAAGATTACTGGCACTTCTGTAAAAAAAGAATTCTCTGGTTTGAAGGCGGGAACTTATGCTGTTGCTGTAGTTGATGATCAAAATGGCGATCGCAAACTCAATAAAGACTTTTTCGGTATTCCCCAAGAAGGTTTTGGGATTTCCAAAAATCCAACTGTGTCCATACAAACAGGTACACCAAAGTTTCGTGATGCCAGTTTTGTTGTAAACAAAAATACAACAGTCAACATCATCATGAAATATTCGCTGGATTCGTAA
- a CDS encoding glycosyltransferase family 2 protein yields MSSNQPRLSIGLPVYNGEKFIKEAIDSLLAQTFEDFELIISDNASTDKTEEICRAYAEQDKRICYYRNDKNIGCAGNFNRVFKLSSGEYFKWAACDDLHSPDFIKKCVEVLDQDPTIILCHSQAYFIDEQGNFLQNYDIKLKTDALKPHERFHELLTKHLCYQCYGVIRASALRMIPPMGGYGYADGVLLLRLGILGRFYEIPEYLFFPRSHPQQSISMFFPNYLLLANKNQKSCLNMLPDFYGFAVWFDPAKKGQILLPHWRIIWEYILSIWRSPLSLHERLCCHRSLYQQLKGTEYLLLKDLLIALQVFWKGLQLPSIKQEQAILWKNQFTNKS; encoded by the coding sequence ATGAGTAGCAATCAGCCACGATTGAGCATCGGATTACCTGTATACAATGGTGAAAAATTTATCAAAGAAGCCATAGATTCACTCTTGGCTCAGACTTTTGAAGATTTTGAGTTAATTATTTCAGATAATGCATCTACAGATAAAACTGAAGAAATCTGTAGAGCTTATGCCGAGCAAGACAAGCGTATTTGTTACTACCGCAATGACAAAAATATCGGTTGTGCTGGTAACTTTAATCGCGTTTTTAAATTGTCTTCGGGTGAGTACTTTAAATGGGCAGCTTGTGATGATCTACATTCTCCAGATTTTATCAAGAAGTGTGTTGAGGTGCTTGACCAAGATCCTACTATAATCTTGTGTCACTCCCAGGCATATTTCATTGATGAACAGGGGAATTTTCTCCAAAATTACGATATCAAACTCAAGACAGATGCACTAAAACCACACGAGCGTTTTCACGAATTACTGACCAAGCATTTATGTTATCAATGTTATGGGGTAATTCGGGCCAGTGCCCTGAGAATGATTCCGCCTATGGGTGGTTACGGTTATGCAGATGGAGTTCTGCTGTTAAGACTTGGTATTCTTGGTAGGTTTTATGAAATTCCTGAATACCTATTTTTTCCCAGAAGTCATCCGCAACAATCAATTAGTATGTTTTTTCCCAATTACTTGTTGTTAGCAAACAAAAATCAAAAATCATGCTTGAATATGCTGCCTGATTTTTATGGCTTTGCAGTGTGGTTTGATCCAGCAAAGAAAGGACAAATTTTATTGCCACATTGGAGAATAATCTGGGAGTATATACTCTCTATATGGCGTAGTCCCCTGAGTTTGCATGAGCGGCTGTGTTGTCATAGAAGTCTATATCAGCAGTTAAAAGGGACAGAATATCTTTTGCTGAAAGATTTGCTAATAGCGCTGCAAGTATTTTGGAAAGGTTTGCAACTACCATCAATTAAACAAGAGCAAGCCATACTTTGGAAGAATCAGTTCACAAATAAAAGCTAG
- a CDS encoding NAD-dependent epimerase/dehydratase family protein, with amino-acid sequence MNLNNKTLLITGINEFVGLRTAELAIAQGMKVRGLQSSTVQNKQLQNLGVEVIIGSITDSTIAQKACQEVDIVLHTEQIAEEAGAIKNFRDINVGGTVNMAKAAKQAGVKTFVHLSSVMVYGFNYPDGVIESGPLSGENNPYCQTKIEAETAVLELNNPSDFGIIVIRAGDVYGPGSIPWVVRPILMMRQKLFACANDAKGVINHVYIDNLIDSIFLAIEKETYGEIFNITDGQETSWKEYFMRLAAMEGLQAPLSLSKDEIKLFLKLRVQGQKLFRQKVDILPESIDFMTRPYACSIVKAQNLLNYKPKIDLESGMQRTHQWLQKTDIQSLMK; translated from the coding sequence ATGAACCTCAACAACAAAACTCTCCTAATTACCGGCATTAATGAATTTGTCGGTTTGCGTACAGCCGAGTTAGCAATAGCGCAAGGAATGAAGGTTCGTGGACTACAAAGTTCTACAGTCCAGAACAAACAATTACAGAATTTGGGTGTTGAAGTAATTATCGGTAGTATTACCGATTCTACTATTGCTCAAAAAGCTTGTCAGGAAGTAGATATCGTTTTACATACAGAACAAATTGCCGAAGAAGCTGGTGCAATTAAAAATTTTCGTGATATTAATGTTGGCGGTACTGTCAACATGGCTAAAGCTGCTAAACAAGCTGGTGTCAAAACATTTGTGCATCTATCCAGTGTGATGGTTTACGGTTTTAACTATCCTGATGGTGTTATAGAATCTGGGCCACTTTCGGGTGAAAATAATCCCTACTGCCAAACTAAAATAGAAGCCGAAACAGCAGTTTTAGAACTAAATAATCCCTCAGATTTTGGCATTATCGTGATTAGGGCTGGAGATGTTTACGGGCCAGGAAGTATTCCCTGGGTAGTCAGACCAATTCTGATGATGCGTCAAAAATTATTTGCCTGTGCTAACGATGCTAAAGGAGTGATCAATCATGTGTATATAGATAACTTGATTGATAGCATCTTTCTGGCGATAGAAAAAGAAACCTACGGTGAAATATTTAATATCACCGACGGACAAGAAACTTCGTGGAAAGAGTATTTTATGCGTTTAGCAGCAATGGAAGGTTTACAAGCGCCTCTTTCATTATCTAAAGATGAAATCAAGTTGTTTTTAAAGCTACGTGTTCAAGGGCAAAAACTTTTTCGGCAAAAAGTTGATATTTTACCAGAGTCCATAGATTTTATGACTCGTCCCTATGCTTGTTCCATTGTCAAAGCCCAAAATCTGTTAAATTATAAACCAAAAATTGACCTTGAATCAGGAATGCAGCGAACACATCAATGGCTGCAAAAAACAGATATTCAAAGCTTGATGAAATAG
- the devC gene encoding ABC transporter permease DevC has product MNFKIPLGWLQLAQQKVRLLVAVAGIGFIVLLMFVQLGFQDALYSSATAVHQNLKGDLFLVSSQYKSLTSNQSFSRTRLYQSLGFDGVESVSPMYLQFAKLKNPATSEKYSIYVIGFDPGRPVMNLPEVEKNLDKLKIPDVVLFDRGSRPEFGPIAEKFNAGETAQTIEIFPYSSLIGYRVRIGGLFTLGPSFGVDGNLLVSDSTFLRINPNTRPADMIDVGLISLKPGTNAETVLKNLQASLPNDVQVFTRQGFIDFEKQYWAVRTPIGFILNLMLTMAAVVGVVIVYQILYSNIATQFVAYATLKAIGYANSYLLNVVFQQALILAVLGYIPGFITSVLLYSFAAEATKLPIVMTNNNAIIVLTSTVLMCITSGALAINKLRSADPGDIF; this is encoded by the coding sequence ATGAATTTTAAAATTCCTTTAGGATGGCTACAGCTAGCGCAACAAAAAGTTCGTTTACTAGTAGCTGTAGCCGGAATTGGTTTTATTGTGCTGCTAATGTTTGTGCAACTTGGTTTCCAAGATGCTCTTTATTCCAGTGCAACTGCTGTGCATCAGAATCTCAAAGGAGATTTATTTTTAGTGAGTTCGCAATATAAATCTTTGACCTCAAATCAAAGTTTTTCACGGACTCGTTTGTACCAATCCCTGGGGTTTGATGGCGTAGAGTCAGTTAGCCCCATGTATTTGCAATTTGCCAAACTAAAAAATCCGGCTACTAGTGAGAAATATTCAATATATGTTATTGGTTTTGATCCAGGTAGACCGGTGATGAATCTCCCGGAAGTTGAGAAAAATTTAGATAAACTCAAAATTCCCGATGTCGTGCTTTTTGACCGAGGTTCTCGCCCAGAGTTTGGCCCAATAGCTGAAAAATTTAATGCGGGAGAGACTGCACAAACAATTGAAATATTTCCCTACAGTTCATTAATTGGCTATAGAGTAAGAATTGGTGGATTATTCACATTAGGGCCTTCCTTTGGGGTAGACGGAAATTTACTTGTTAGTGACTCAACTTTCTTGAGGATAAATCCTAATACTCGTCCAGCAGATATGATAGACGTAGGTTTGATTTCGCTCAAACCTGGTACTAATGCAGAAACAGTACTAAAAAATTTGCAAGCAAGTTTGCCTAATGATGTCCAAGTTTTTACCCGCCAAGGCTTCATTGATTTTGAGAAACAATACTGGGCTGTCAGAACACCCATTGGTTTTATTCTTAACTTGATGTTGACAATGGCTGCGGTAGTTGGGGTAGTTATTGTTTATCAAATTCTTTACAGCAATATTGCTACACAGTTCGTTGCTTACGCCACCTTAAAAGCCATAGGCTATGCCAATAGCTATTTGTTGAATGTGGTATTTCAGCAAGCTTTAATTTTAGCAGTTTTAGGTTATATCCCAGGATTTATTACTTCTGTTTTGTTATATAGCTTTGCAGCAGAAGCAACTAAATTGCCAATAGTTATGACCAATAACAACGCAATTATTGTCTTAACTTCAACAGTTTTAATGTGTATAACATCAGGAGCGCTTGCTATCAATAAACTCCGCTCCGCAGATCCAGGAGATATTTTCTAA